In one Aquabacterium sp. OR-4 genomic region, the following are encoded:
- the mreC gene encoding rod shape-determining protein MreC encodes MSLGTIDRTPPPFFRQGPSALTKLVLCSALAVFLMAADTRFQLTRPLRSAMATALLPLQQALKWPVRLADEVSAYVQGLDAARSGENAARLQLARQSELASRGALLAAENTRLRALLELRPALAVPALGAEVLYEAADPYARKLFIDRGERHGVVRGSPVINEAGVLGQVTAVYPLSALVTLLTDRDAAIPVLNERTQQRSAAFGGAEGGGALELRFVAANADVKAGDRLLTSGIDGVYPPGLAVGTVTRVDRRADAGFARILLAPAAGLDGVRHLLVLQPTAMQLPPRPEPLAETGRADKPAKGAKTAPAERPGSAAAAGAAAASTTAAGSNATGTPPATGSRP; translated from the coding sequence ATGTCGCTCGGCACGATCGATCGCACCCCACCGCCCTTTTTTCGCCAGGGCCCGTCGGCACTGACCAAGCTGGTGCTGTGCTCGGCGCTGGCCGTCTTTCTGATGGCGGCCGATACGCGCTTCCAGCTCACCCGGCCGCTGCGCTCGGCGATGGCCACTGCGCTGCTGCCGCTGCAGCAGGCGCTGAAGTGGCCGGTGCGCCTGGCCGACGAGGTGTCGGCCTATGTGCAGGGCCTGGACGCCGCGCGCAGCGGCGAAAACGCGGCCCGGTTGCAGCTGGCGCGCCAGTCCGAGCTGGCCTCGCGCGGGGCCCTGCTGGCGGCCGAGAACACGCGGCTGCGGGCGCTGCTCGAGCTGCGCCCGGCGCTGGCCGTGCCGGCCCTTGGCGCCGAGGTGCTGTACGAGGCAGCCGACCCCTATGCGCGCAAGCTGTTCATCGACCGTGGCGAGCGCCATGGCGTGGTGCGTGGCTCGCCGGTGATCAACGAGGCCGGCGTGCTGGGCCAGGTGACGGCGGTGTACCCGCTGTCGGCGCTGGTCACGCTGCTGACCGACCGCGATGCAGCGATTCCGGTGCTCAACGAGCGCACCCAGCAGCGCAGCGCGGCCTTCGGCGGTGCCGAGGGTGGCGGCGCGCTCGAGCTGCGCTTCGTGGCTGCCAATGCCGATGTGAAGGCCGGTGACCGGCTGCTCACCAGCGGCATCGACGGCGTCTACCCGCCCGGCCTGGCCGTGGGCACGGTGACCCGGGTCGACCGGCGTGCCGATGCCGGCTTTGCCCGCATCCTGCTCGCCCCGGCCGCCGGCCTGGACGGGGTGCGCCACCTGCTGGTGCTGCAGCCCACGGCCATGCAGCTGCCGCCGCGGCCCGAGCCGCTGGCCGAGACCGGCCGCGCCGACAAGCCGGCCAAGGGCGCCAAGACCGCGCCGGCCGAGCGGCCCGGCAGCGCGGCAGCCGCCGGTGCGGCCGCGGCCAGCACCACAGCCGCCGGCAGCAACGCCACTGGCACGCCCCCCGCCACCGGGAGCCGGCCATGA
- the gatA gene encoding Asp-tRNA(Asn)/Glu-tRNA(Gln) amidotransferase subunit GatA, with product MSAELHTLGVAQLGRALADKTVSSEELTRHLLGRIEAQRALGAFLHVDAETALAGARAADAQRAAGQAGPLTGVPIAHKDIFVTRGAPTTAGSKMLAGYASPFDATVVARLDAAGTVRLGKLNCDEFAMGSANENSAFFPAHNPWDANRVPGGSSGGSATAVAARLLPAATGTDTGGSIRQPASFTGITGIKPTYGVCSRYGMIAFASSLDQAGPMARSAEDCALLLGAMSGFDALDATSAQRPPQDFHAQMLAPRAGASAAQPLAGLRIGLPKEFFPDGLASDVAGSVRAALAELQKLGAALVDVSLPRTQLSIPVYYIIAPAEASSNLSRFDGVKFGHRAAQYTDLLDMYKKSRAEGFGPEVKRRIMIGAYVLSHGYYDAYYLQAQKLRRMIADDFQACFRECDVIAGPVAPTVAWKLGEQGADPLQAYLADIFTLPASLAGLPGMSVPAGFGEGGMPVGLQLIGNYFAEGTLLHAAHALQQATDWHTRVPAGI from the coding sequence ATGAGCGCTGAACTGCACACGCTGGGCGTGGCCCAGCTCGGCCGCGCGCTGGCCGACAAAACCGTCTCCAGCGAGGAACTCACCCGCCACCTGCTGGGCCGCATCGAGGCGCAGCGCGCGCTCGGCGCCTTCTTGCACGTGGACGCCGAAACCGCGCTGGCCGGCGCCCGCGCCGCCGATGCGCAGCGCGCCGCCGGCCAGGCCGGCCCGCTGACCGGCGTGCCGATTGCGCACAAGGACATCTTCGTCACCCGCGGCGCGCCCACCACCGCTGGCTCGAAGATGCTGGCCGGCTATGCCAGCCCCTTTGACGCCACCGTGGTGGCGCGGCTCGATGCCGCCGGCACGGTGCGCCTGGGCAAGCTCAACTGCGACGAGTTCGCGATGGGCTCGGCCAACGAGAACTCGGCGTTTTTTCCGGCCCACAACCCCTGGGATGCCAACCGCGTGCCCGGCGGCTCGTCGGGTGGCTCGGCCACGGCCGTGGCCGCGCGCCTGCTGCCGGCAGCCACCGGCACCGACACCGGCGGCTCGATCCGCCAGCCGGCCAGCTTCACCGGCATCACCGGCATCAAGCCCACCTACGGCGTGTGCTCGCGCTACGGCATGATCGCCTTCGCCTCCAGCCTCGACCAGGCCGGCCCGATGGCGCGCAGTGCCGAAGACTGCGCGCTGCTGCTGGGTGCGATGAGCGGTTTTGATGCGCTCGATGCCACCAGTGCGCAGCGCCCGCCGCAAGATTTTCACGCCCAGATGCTGGCCCCGCGTGCCGGTGCCAGCGCGGCCCAGCCGCTGGCTGGCCTGCGCATCGGCCTGCCGAAGGAGTTTTTCCCCGACGGCCTGGCCTCGGATGTGGCCGGCAGCGTGCGCGCCGCGCTGGCCGAGCTGCAGAAGCTGGGCGCCGCGCTGGTGGATGTGAGCCTGCCGCGCACCCAGCTGTCGATCCCGGTGTACTACATCATCGCCCCGGCCGAGGCCAGCTCGAACCTGAGCCGCTTCGACGGCGTCAAGTTCGGCCACCGCGCCGCGCAGTACACCGACCTGCTCGACATGTACAAGAAGAGCCGCGCCGAGGGCTTTGGCCCCGAGGTCAAGCGCCGCATCATGATCGGCGCCTATGTGCTCAGCCACGGCTACTACGACGCCTACTACCTGCAGGCGCAGAAGCTGCGCCGCATGATCGCCGACGACTTCCAGGCCTGCTTCCGCGAGTGCGACGTGATCGCCGGCCCGGTGGCGCCCACGGTGGCCTGGAAGCTGGGCGAGCAGGGCGCCGACCCGCTGCAGGCGTATCTGGCCGACATCTTCACCCTGCCCGCCAGCCTGGCCGGCCTGCCCGGCATGAGCGTGCCGGCCGGCTTTGGCGAGGGCGGCATGCCGGTCGGCCTGCAGCTGATCGGCAACTACTTTGCCGAAGGCACGCTGCTGCACGCCGCGCATGCGCTGCAGCAGGCCACCGACTGGCACACCCGTGTGCCGGCCGGCATCTGA
- a CDS encoding rod shape-determining protein: protein MYGSLRRYFSTDLAIDLGTANTLIYVRGKGIVLDEPSVVAIRHEGGPNGKKTIQAVGKEAKAMLGKVPGNIEAIRPMKDGVIADFTVTEQMLKQFIKMVHPRSVLRPSPRIIICVPCGSTQVERRAIRESALGAGASEVYLIEEPMAAAIGAGLPVSEASGSMVVDIGGGTTEVGVISLGGMVYKGSVRVGGDKFDEAIINYIRRNYGMLIGEPTAEMIKKNIGSAFPGSEVKEIEVKGRNLSEGVPRSFTISSNEILEALTDPLNQIVSSVKNALEQTPPELGADIAERGMMLTGGGALLRDLDRLLAEETGLPVLVAEDPLTCVVRGCGMALERMERLGSIFTSE from the coding sequence ATGTACGGATCCCTGCGCCGCTATTTCTCCACCGACCTGGCCATCGACCTTGGCACCGCCAATACGCTGATCTACGTGCGCGGCAAGGGCATCGTGCTGGACGAACCCTCGGTGGTGGCCATCCGCCACGAGGGTGGCCCCAACGGCAAGAAGACCATCCAGGCCGTCGGCAAGGAAGCCAAGGCCATGCTCGGCAAGGTGCCCGGCAACATCGAGGCCATTCGCCCGATGAAGGACGGCGTGATCGCCGACTTCACCGTCACCGAGCAGATGCTCAAGCAGTTCATCAAGATGGTCCACCCGCGCTCGGTGCTGCGCCCGAGCCCGCGCATCATCATCTGCGTGCCCTGCGGCTCGACCCAGGTCGAGCGCCGCGCCATCCGTGAATCGGCGCTGGGCGCCGGCGCCAGCGAGGTCTACCTGATCGAAGAACCGATGGCCGCGGCCATCGGCGCCGGCCTGCCGGTGAGCGAGGCCTCGGGCTCGATGGTGGTCGACATCGGCGGCGGCACCACCGAGGTCGGCGTGATCTCGCTGGGCGGCATGGTCTACAAGGGCAGCGTGCGGGTGGGCGGCGACAAGTTCGACGAAGCCATCATCAACTACATCCGCCGCAACTACGGCATGCTGATCGGCGAGCCCACCGCCGAGATGATCAAGAAGAACATCGGCTCGGCCTTCCCGGGCAGCGAGGTCAAGGAGATCGAGGTCAAGGGCCGCAACCTCAGCGAAGGCGTGCCGCGCAGCTTCACGATCAGCAGCAACGAGATCCTCGAGGCGCTGACCGACCCGCTGAACCAGATCGTCTCCAGCGTCAAGAACGCGCTCGAGCAGACCCCGCCCGAGCTGGGCGCCGACATCGCCGAGCGCGGCATGATGCTCACCGGCGGCGGCGCGCTGCTGCGCGATCTCGATCGCCTGCTGGCCGAAGAAACCGGCCTGCCGGTGCTGGTGGCCGAAGACCCGCTGACCTGCGTGGTGCGTGGCTGCGGCATGGCACTCGAGCGCATGGAGCGCCTGGGTTCGATCTTCACCTCCGAGTAA
- the gatC gene encoding Asp-tRNA(Asn)/Glu-tRNA(Gln) amidotransferase subunit GatC, whose protein sequence is MPLTPQDVSRIAHLARLELNPAEEPVMLAQLNDFFGIVEQMRAVDTSGVEPLYTPLSALHAVELRLRDDAVSEAPDRTANQASAPAVEDGLFLVPKVIE, encoded by the coding sequence ATGCCTCTGACCCCACAGGACGTGAGCCGCATCGCGCATCTGGCTCGCCTCGAACTCAACCCCGCCGAAGAGCCCGTGATGCTGGCCCAGCTGAACGACTTTTTCGGCATCGTCGAGCAGATGCGTGCCGTCGACACCTCGGGTGTGGAGCCGCTGTACACGCCCCTGTCGGCGTTGCACGCGGTCGAGCTGCGGCTGCGTGACGACGCGGTGAGCGAAGCGCCCGACCGCACGGCCAACCAGGCCAGCGCGCCAGCGGTGGAAGACGGCTTGTTCCTGGTGCCGAAGGTCATCGAATGA
- the mreD gene encoding rod shape-determining protein MreD yields the protein MIMPRGSDQLLLPANPLFIGFSLLLAVLLEMTPIGRHPASPDLMALVLVFWNVHQPRRVGVGWAFFFGLLIDVHEGAVLGQHALAYTLLAYFAVSAHRRLLWFSVPAQALQVLPLFLAAHGVALVARMIAGGMFPGWGLMLAPLAEAALWPLVVWLLLAPQRRAPDPDQNRPL from the coding sequence ATGATCATGCCGCGCGGCTCTGACCAGCTGCTGCTGCCGGCCAACCCGCTGTTCATCGGCTTCTCGCTGCTGCTGGCGGTGCTGCTGGAGATGACGCCGATCGGCCGCCACCCCGCCTCGCCCGACCTGATGGCCCTGGTGCTGGTGTTCTGGAACGTGCACCAACCGCGTCGCGTGGGCGTGGGCTGGGCCTTCTTCTTCGGCCTGCTGATCGATGTGCACGAAGGCGCGGTGCTGGGCCAGCATGCGCTGGCCTACACGCTGCTGGCCTACTTCGCGGTCAGCGCGCACCGGCGGCTGCTGTGGTTCTCGGTGCCGGCGCAGGCACTGCAGGTGCTGCCGCTGTTTCTGGCGGCGCATGGCGTGGCCCTGGTGGCACGCATGATCGCCGGCGGCATGTTTCCGGGCTGGGGCCTGATGCTGGCCCCGCTGGCCGAGGCGGCGCTGTGGCCGCTGGTGGTGTGGCTGCTGCTGGCGCCGCAGCGCCGCGCGCCCGATCCCGATCAAAACCGACCGCTGTGA